The following DNA comes from Euzebya sp..
TGTGTCGCAGAGGTGACACAACTCTCGTCATCGTCTGTTCAGTCCCGCCACTCCACGCACCCACCGTCAGATCGCGGCGAACCACCCCATCGCGCCGCGGCCGGCGATCGAGTGCTGGTGGGGGTGGAACATGTACCGGCCGATCTCCGGGAGGGTGAACTCGAGGATCGCCCGGTCCATCTGCCCGAGGGTGATCACGTCCGTGTGGCTGGCCGGCGCATCCCCGACCCCCGCCGGGTACACGTCGAAGGTCTGGGCGTGCAGGTGGAACGACGCGACCGGGTCGTACTCGACCGCGTTGAGGACGTACGCCCGGACCGGCTCACCCGTCGGGACCTTGATCGGGTACCGCTCGTAGAACCCGGCCACGCCGTTCCACGCGTACACCTCGTTGCGGCCGTCGCCGTCCACGTCGAAGCCGCTCAGCAGCAGCACGACCTCGTGCGCGTCCGGTCGCCCGCCGGGCGGGTCGACGATCAAGGTGCCGTAGAGCCCGCGAGCGATGTGGGCGTCGATCGGCATGGTGTGGCAGTGGTAGGGGTGCACCCCTGCCGGGCCGGCGGTCAGCTCGTAGACGACCTCGCTGCCCGGCGGGACCGGCTCCCAGCCGTCGACCAGCGGCGAGTGCCGGCCGTGGAAGTGCACGTTGTGGTCGTGCCCGGTCCGGTTGGCGAAGCGGACCCGGATCGTCTCGCCCTCGGTCGCGCGGATGATCGGCCCGGGGACCGATCCGGCGTAGGTCCACGCGTCGATGGCGTGCGCGCGGCTGATCTGGTGGGGCTGCTCGACGACGCTGAGGTCGACCTCGACGGTGCCCGTCCGCGGCGGCGGGGGGACGGTCAGCGCGTCGAGTGCATCTGCGGCCAACCCGGACGGCGCGGCGTAGGGACCGCCGTAGGGACCCGCGGCATCGCCGGCCGGCAGGTCACCGGACAGCCGCCCGTCCGCCCCGCCCCCGTAGACCACCCCGTCCCCGTGGCCCACCACGCCGGCCTCGGCCACCGGACCGGTCATCGCCCCGGCGCTCCGGGCGTGGCTGACCGCGTGGGTCCCCACCGATCCCACGACCACACCGGCGCCCAGCACGGTCAACCCGCCCCCGCCGACCCGGCGGAGCGCCTCCCGGCGATCCATGCCCCGACGGCGGCGCGGCTCCTCCCCCTCCTCACCGGTGACCGCTCGCGGGCTCTCGCTCACAGCACCCCCCCGACCAGCAGCGCGACGACGCTCACGACCAGCCAGAGCACCACCCCGCCGACGACCACGGCCACTCGCCGGCGGACCGACCACGGGCGGTGACCCAGCAGGCCGTAGCCGAGCACCCCCGCGACCGGCAGGACGACCGCGCCGGCCGACCACGCCACCTTCGCCCCGCGCGACCGGTCGCTGCGCGCCACCAGCCAGATCACCGCGAGCGCGCCCAGCACCCACACGGCGACCGGCAGCAGCCACAGCAGCACCCCGTACAGCACCGGCCAGAACCCGCCGTCCAGCGCGACGCCCAGCAGGACCGGGCGGCGGTCGAGCAGCTCGACGTCGTCGTCCAGCTCCGGCGCCGCCAGCGACGCCGGGTCGAAGTCGAGGGACGCGAAGACGTCCACCGCCGGGACCACCGGGGCGTCCTCGCCGCCGGGCAGCTGGTCGAAGTCGAGCTCGGGGTCCGGCGCGTCACCGTGCTCGAGCTGCGGGTTCTGGCCGTGCTCGACCTGCGCGATCCGCCCGAGGGCGTCGGATGACGTGGCGAGCCCCCACCACAGCGGCAGGTTGATCCCGTCGCAGTCGTGCAGCACCCCGAGCGTCAGCGGGATCGTGGTCGACGCGTCGTTGCCGGCGGCGCACGACCCCTCCTCCACCGGCCCGCCGAAGGCGATGTCGGCCTTGCCGGACCCCCGGATCACGTTGTCGCGGACCTCGTTCCCGCCGGACGGCCAGAAGTTCGCGTCGATCATCGAGACGACCTGCACGCCGCTGGTCGGGTTGTTGACGATCAGGTTGTCGCGCACCACGGAGTCCCGCGCCCCCGCGAGCACCACGCCGTTGCCGAACGCCGACCACTCCGCCGAGGCGTTCGGGGCACGGCCGACCTCCCCGTTGTCGTGGATCCAGTTCCCGGCGACGACCACGTCGTGGACCGGCGGGAGCAGCTCGGAGTCGAGGGTGTTCGGGACGATCCCCGCGACGTTGTGGCGCCACTCGGAGTTGACGATCCAGATGTTCCCCGACGAGTTCGTGCCCGAGTAGCCGAGCCCGTTGAACTCCGCCAGCACGTCGGTGATCACCGCGTTGCAGGGGTCGCACTGGCCGATGTAGAAGCCGGCGTCGTAGGAGCCCGAGGCGTAGGAGTGCTCGAACAGCCCGTCGACGGAGTCGAAGGCGTAGATGCCGTACACCCAGTCGTCGATCGCGGTCAGGTACGACCCGCGGTAGCCGACCACGCCGTTCCAGAAGAAGCCGTTCACGGTGTACCCGCGGGCGGTCATGTTCTCGATCGCGACCCCGTCGGCCGTCACCACGATGCCGTTCTCGCGGGTCAGCTCCCCGTCGAGGATCACCTCGTTGCGGTCCGTGCCGCGGATGGTCAGCCCCGGGGTGGTCACCGACACCGCCTCCCGGTAGGTGCCCGGCCCGACCAGGACCAGGTCGCCGGGCTCGGCGGCGTCCACGCCGGCCTGGATCGTCGGGTAGTCCTCGGGGACCTCGCGGGTCTCGCCGGTCCACTCCGTCGGGGAGTCCGAGGTCAGGTCGCCGCCCGCATCCGACCCCTCCCCCGAGGGGCCACCCTCGCCCACGACGAGCGTCCCGACCATCCCCTCCCAGCCGCCGTCGCCGTCGGGCGTGGCGTGCAGCGAGCAGTAGTAGTCGTAGGTGCCCGGGTCGTCGACGGTGAGCTCCCACGCCTCCCCCGGCGGGGTGTTCTCCCCGTCGCTGTCGTCCACGGAGTTGAACGCACCGTCCACGGCGATGACGTTGTGGTCCACACGGCCCTGGTTGTCGAACACCACCGGCTGGCCGGGCTCGACGCTGACCTCCGGCGGGTCGTAGGAGTTGTCGAGCATCCGCACCTCGGCCGCGTCCTGGGCCTCGGCGGGGACGGTCGGCAGGCCGGGGACGAGCAGGCCGATCACGAGCAGCCCGGCGACGAGGAGGAGGACCAGCAACGCGGTGGCTGCTGCGGGGGAGGGGTGGGCGCGACGCATCGACGCACCGTAACGCCTCGGCCGCGTGTTCGGGGATCTGCCCGCCGCGGTCGCCGTGGGCGCGCTCACCCGTCGAGCTCCAGCTCCTCGACGCGGCCGTCACCGCGGGCGTGCAGTGCCACGGAGCGACC
Coding sequences within:
- a CDS encoding multicopper oxidase domain-containing protein encodes the protein MSESPRAVTGEEGEEPRRRRGMDRREALRRVGGGGLTVLGAGVVVGSVGTHAVSHARSAGAMTGPVAEAGVVGHGDGVVYGGGADGRLSGDLPAGDAAGPYGGPYAAPSGLAADALDALTVPPPPRTGTVEVDLSVVEQPHQISRAHAIDAWTYAGSVPGPIIRATEGETIRVRFANRTGHDHNVHFHGRHSPLVDGWEPVPPGSEVVYELTAGPAGVHPYHCHTMPIDAHIARGLYGTLIVDPPGGRPDAHEVVLLLSGFDVDGDGRNEVYAWNGVAGFYERYPIKVPTGEPVRAYVLNAVEYDPVASFHLHAQTFDVYPAGVGDAPASHTDVITLGQMDRAILEFTLPEIGRYMFHPHQHSIAGRGAMGWFAAI
- a CDS encoding right-handed parallel beta-helix repeat-containing protein, with translation MRRAHPSPAAATALLVLLLVAGLLVIGLLVPGLPTVPAEAQDAAEVRMLDNSYDPPEVSVEPGQPVVFDNQGRVDHNVIAVDGAFNSVDDSDGENTPPGEAWELTVDDPGTYDYYCSLHATPDGDGGWEGMVGTLVVGEGGPSGEGSDAGGDLTSDSPTEWTGETREVPEDYPTIQAGVDAAEPGDLVLVGPGTYREAVSVTTPGLTIRGTDRNEVILDGELTRENGIVVTADGVAIENMTARGYTVNGFFWNGVVGYRGSYLTAIDDWVYGIYAFDSVDGLFEHSYASGSYDAGFYIGQCDPCNAVITDVLAEFNGLGYSGTNSSGNIWIVNSEWRHNVAGIVPNTLDSELLPPVHDVVVAGNWIHDNGEVGRAPNASAEWSAFGNGVVLAGARDSVVRDNLIVNNPTSGVQVVSMIDANFWPSGGNEVRDNVIRGSGKADIAFGGPVEEGSCAAGNDASTTIPLTLGVLHDCDGINLPLWWGLATSSDALGRIAQVEHGQNPQLEHGDAPDPELDFDQLPGGEDAPVVPAVDVFASLDFDPASLAAPELDDDVELLDRRPVLLGVALDGGFWPVLYGVLLWLLPVAVWVLGALAVIWLVARSDRSRGAKVAWSAGAVVLPVAGVLGYGLLGHRPWSVRRRVAVVVGGVVLWLVVSVVALLVGGVL